The following are encoded together in the Kribbella sp. CA-293567 genome:
- a CDS encoding DUF7169 domain-containing protein, with the protein MPSTLRNSYSELISSLRDLEKVLGPATAAQYSPPPGGTGELAPNGIPNPTLDTVIDPRRMALSDAVKACAATLRESSRLLNQETEALSAALTRWEGHEGETTR; encoded by the coding sequence ATGCCCAGCACGCTCCGTAACTCATATTCCGAACTCATCAGTAGCCTCCGTGACCTCGAAAAGGTCCTCGGACCGGCGACGGCAGCCCAGTACTCGCCGCCGCCGGGTGGGACAGGTGAACTCGCACCTAACGGCATCCCAAACCCGACTCTGGACACAGTGATTGACCCCCGCAGGATGGCCCTGTCGGACGCCGTGAAGGCGTGCGCGGCCACCCTTCGGGAGTCCTCGCGTCTGCTCAACCAAGAGACCGAAGCCCTTTCCGCCGCCCTCACGCGGTGGGAAGGCCACGAGGGGGAAACCACCAGATGA